The Saliniramus fredricksonii genome segment GAACACCGCGCCGCCGCCGAGAAGATGCGCGAGCTCTATGCCCGCTACCAGGAACTCGAACTGCTGATCCAGGTCGGCGAGTACAAGCAGGGTACCGACGCCCTCAATGACGAGGCTGTCGCCAAGATCGAGATGATCAAGGCGCATCTCAAGCAGAAGCCGGGTGAAATCGCCAAATTCGCCGACACGATCGCGCGTCTGCGCGAGATCACGGGTGTGTGATGCGCGCGCAATTGCAGAAACTGATGACGATCCGCACCCTGCGCACGAAACAGCGCCGGCGCGATTACCAGAACGAACGCAACAATCTCGACGCGCTCACGCAGCAGATGGCGCAGAATACGGCCCGCATCGGGGAGGTCGAGGCAGCCCGTGCCTCGGCGGGGCGGCTGGGCAGCGCATCCGGCGAAACCTTCACCCAGACCGCCGTGATCGACAGCCAACGCCAGCGCTATTTCTACGATCTGCAATTGCGCGACCTCAAGACCGCGAAACTGCGCCTCGATCGCCAGATCAAGCTCCAGGAGAAAAAGGTCGCCGAGGCCCATGAAGCCCTGCGCGCCGCCGAGAAATCCGCCGAACAGCTCGACACCTTCGATGCCGAACTCGCCGAGAAAGAGGCGCGCGAAGCCGAGTTGCAGGAAGAGCTCCAGACCGAAATGCCGTCCAAACCACGCTGGAAACAGTCATGAACGCACCCTTCCGACGCATCGATCCGGCCCTGGCCCAACCCCTCGAACTCCCGACCCTCTCTCCGCGCGAAGCGGGTGACTGGCGCCGTCTGGCGCGCAACCGGGCCAATCCGCAATTCCAGACCGGTATCGGGCGTATCGTCCTCGCTCTGGCGGATCCCGCTGCCCTCACGGCCTGGGAGGGCGGCTGGACCCGGCTCGACCTGCTCTGCGCCGATCGCGCCGCGAGCCTCTGGCTGCCCGACGATATCGTCACCGCGATGCTGCGCGGCGCCCATCCCATGCTCGACGATACCGCCCTGTCCACAGCCGACCGGGCATTGCTGATCGATGCGCTGGAAAATGACCTGATCGACGCCTTCTCGCATGCGATCCGGGCGGAGATCGCCGTGGTCGCGGCTGAGCGCGGTCTGGCCATCGGCATACGGCCCGACTTCGTCTTCGAGGCCGGCGCCGCCGATACTGCCGCAGGCCAGGGCGGGGCGCGCTTTCCCATCGCCCTCAATTGCCACGCCATCGAGCGCGATCAGCTCATCGCGGCCCTGATCGCCGGACCGATCACCCGCAGCCCCTTTGCAGAGCTGACCACATCCATTGCATTCCGCTGCGGCTGCACGCGGCTGACACTCGCGGAATTCGCGTCACTGGAGACCGGTTGTGGGATTTCACTTGACGATACTACTTTAAGTTTTCAAAAGATTGTAGCAATCACGGCAGAGCGATTCGCCCAGACATGCAACTGGAAGACCATCAAGCCGACGCTCGACGGGCCGCTGCTGCGGCCCATGGATGCAACCACCCTCGCCTATTCGACGGATGCACGTGTGACCCAACAACCCGAAAAGCCTGAACAGGCGGCGCCGACCGGCAGCATCGACGAGATCCCGGTCCAGCTGGTCTTTGAACTGGGACGGCTCGAGATCCCGTTATCGGAGCTCGAAAGCCTGGCCGCCGGCTATGTCTTCGAACTGGGCAAGCCGCTGAGCCAGAGCGTCGACATCATTGCCAACGGACGCCGCGTCGGCACCGGTGAGCTGGTGCGCCTGGGTGAAGCCATCGGAGTGCGGGTCTCGAAGCTGGCGCGATGACGAATCTGGCGATCCCGACGTATTTTTCGCTCATCGTCCTTTCGGCGATCATCGCCGTCATTCCCTTCCTGGTCGTCGCTGCCACCTCATTCGCCAAGATCTCGATCGTTCTCTTCCTCGTGCGCAACGCGCTCGGCATCCAGCAGACGCCGCCGGGTGTGCTGATCAACACGGTGGCGATCGTGCTCACCCTGTTCATCATGGCGCCGATCCTGCGTGAGATGTACGGCATCATCACCGATCCGCGCCAGAGCTACGAGACGATGGCCGATTTCGAGGTCATTTTCCGAGAATCGACAGTGCCGCTGATCAGCTTCCTGCAAACGCATTCGCGACCGGAAGCCACGACCTTCTTCGTCGAAACGACCACGACGCTCTGGGCGCAGTACGATGTCGAGATGCAGGTCGCGGAAAACGACATCGTGGTGCTCTTGCCCGCCTTCCTGATCTCGGAACTGACCCGCGCCTTCGAGATCGGCTTCCTGCTCTATCTGCCGTTTCTCGTCATCGATTTCGTCGTCAGCGTGATCATCGTGGCGATGGGCATGTCGATGCTGTCGCCGACGGTGATCTCGACACCGCTGAAGCTCTTGCTCTTCGTCTTCATCGACGGCTGGTCGCGGCTGTTGCAGGGCCTTGTACTCTCCTACGTTCCGGGAGGCTGACGCATGGGCTCGTCCGGCCTCGTCGAGCAGATCTATGCCAGCTTCCTGACGGGCCTGATCATCGTGGCGCCGCCGATGATCGCGGCGATGGTGGTGGGTGTCGTGCTCGCCATTCTCATGGCCGCAACCCAGATCCAGGACCAGACCCTGCCGCAGCTGGTGAAGATCATCGTCATCCTCGCGGTGCTGATGATCGGCGGCGTGCCGATGTCGGCGCCGCTCTTCGACTATTCACGCACGCTCTTCGCCTCGTTTCACACCATGACGCGGTAAGGCGATGACGGAATTCGACGAAATCCTCACCGCCTGGCTCGGGCGCTACATGTGGACCGGGCTCGCCTTCGCCACAGGCTTTGCGCGCATCATCGCCGTGTTGCAGATCTTTCCGCTGTTCACCGCCCTCAATGTCCGGGGCACGATCCGTGCCACGCTCGCGATCGTGCTCACGATCCCGCTCGTGCCCCTGATCGAGCCGCAACTGATGCAGATGGGCATTCCCGATCTGTGGGTGATCGCGACCATCATGATCAAGGAATTCGTCTTCGGCCTGCTGCTTGGCGTTCTGATCGCGATTCCCTTCTGGGGCATCCAGGCTGCCGGCGACATTATCGACGTCTCGCGCGGCGCCAGCATGGCCAATGTCGCCGATCCGGTGAACGCGGACGAGAATTCGCTCACCGGTGTCGTCCTGCTCTACGCCTCGCTGGCGATCTTCGTGGTCGCGGGCGGGATGCAATTGGTGATAGAATTAATTTACCATTCCTACAGCATATTGAACATCAGTGACGTCGCCCCTCCGATGGGGGTGGCGACGGTGACGGCGATCGGTGACCTGCTGACGCGGATGTTCACGCTGGGCGTCATCATTTCGGGGCCGCTGATGATCGCGCTGATCGTTATCGACCTGACCCTCGTCTTCGGGCACCGGATCGCACAGCAAATCGAGGTTTCGGAATTTGCCGCCATCGTGAAGAACCTGTGCGTATGCGCCTTCATCCCGCTCTACGCCTTGTTCCTTGAAGAATACATGCTCGACGACTGGCGCGAACTGATGCGTTTCGTCGAAGCCTTCCTGCTGATGGGGGAAGTGCGCGAATAAGGCCGGGAGAAGCAGGGCATGTCGGGCAAGGATGATTCCGAAGAGGCCACTCTCGAGCCCACCCCCCAGAAACTCAAACAACTGCGCGACAAGGGCCAGATCCCGCGCAGCCGGGAGGTCACCGGCGCGGTAACGCTGATCACGGTGCTCTTCTACGTGCTCGCGACTTACGATTCGATGATCGACAGCTTCGCGATCGGCTTCATCGACAACCCCGTCTTCAACGGCGCCCCCTTCGATGAGCGCCTGCATGAAGCCACGCGCATGACGGTGCGCCTGACGCTCGAACTGGCCCTGCCCGTCATGGGGATCGCCATTGTCGGAGCGCTTGTGGCGACGATGCTCGATGTTGGCGGGTTCCTGTTTTCCATGGAATCGCTGACCCCGAATTTCGCCAAGTTCAACCCCGCAGAGGGGATCAAGAACATCTTCGCCCTGAAGAGCCTGATCGATCTTCTCAAGAGTACGGCAAAAATCATCATCTTCTTCGTCTGCATATATTTCATATTGCGCGGCTTTCTTGGTGATGTCATCTGGTCACCGACCTGCGGCATGGGGTGCATCTTCGATGTCGGCGGCACGATCATTCTCTACATCATTCTGATCTCGACATTTCTCATCCTCATCTTTGCGGCCATCGACTTCGTCATCGCGCGCATCCTGTTCAAGCGCGACAACATGATGACCCAGACCGAGATGAAGCGGGAGATGAAGGAATCCTTCGGTGATCCGCATGTCCGCGGCGAGCGCAACCGCATCCGCAAGGAGATGGCCGATACCGCCGGGCTCGTGGGCCCGAAAGCCGCCAATCTCTGGATCGCCGGGCCGAACGGCATGATCGGCATCGCCTACAAGCCCGAGCAATCCGGCGTCCCCATGCTCGCCGCCAAGGCACTGGCCGATAACGAGACGCGGGCGAGGGAGGTAGCGCATGAAAACGGCATCGCCATCGAGAGCAATCCCGAACTCTTCAAGCTCCTCATCACCGAGGGCAAGATCGGCCAGCCGATCCCGCGCGACAGCTTCACCGAAGTCGCCCAGGCCCTGGTGCGCGCCGGCTTCTCTGGCTGAGGCCGCAGGGAACGGGCTGCGCCCGGCAAGCGTTGCGAAAGATCAATGCAAAGCTTGGGCAGCATCAGCATGCTCGGGCATGACAGGCCAGGCAAAGATGAACCGCAGGCTGCAGGCGGTCGGCCACAGGAGGAAAGTGCATGTCTTACAAGGAAATCTTCGTCGTTCTCAGCCCTGAGGCCAAAGCTGTCGGACCCTATGCGGCCTCGCTGGCCAGGGCCTTCGACGCCAGCACCCGCGCGGCCGGCATCGCCATCGATCCGACGATGCCGAGCTATGTCATTCCGGAAATGCCGAGTGACGTGCTCGAGCAGGCGCGCGCAGCCAGCCGCGAGGAAGCGCAGGCCCGTCTCGCCTCCTATGAGGCCAAGGCCGGGGAAGTCGGGGTGCATGTCGACGGCTTCGTCCTGCAAGGCATGATGGATCGCTGCGCCGGACAGCTTGAGCGGATGGCGCGCTATTATGATCTCACCGTGGTCGAGCAACCCGGCTCCGATCGCGAGAAGGGCGGGCCGCTCTTCGTCGAGGCCATGCTCTTCGGTTCCGGGCGTCCGCTCCTGATCGTGCCCTACATCCAGCGCGCGCCGATGAAGCTCGACCATGTCATCGTGGCGTGGGACGAAAGCGCGACGGCTGCCAAGGCGGTCACGGCTGCGATGCCGCTCCTGAAGCAGGCCGGCACCGTCGAGATCGTCGGTGTCTCCACCGGTGCTGAAGCCGAGCGTGAGCGGGGCGAACGTCTCGCGAAGGTTCTCTCCGGCCACGGCATCAAGACGAAAGCGCGCATGCTGACCAATGTCGGCAGCGTCTCCGACAGCATTCTCTCGCATGCTGCGGATAACGGCGCGGATCTGATCGTGATGGGCGGCTACGGCCATTCGCGCATGCGCGAACTGGTCCTCGGCGGTGCCACACGCGGCATTCTCGAGAGCATGACGGTGCCGGTTCTGATGATGCACTGATCAGCGGTGCGGTTGCCTGGCGAGCGGGCAATGCAGCGCTCTTTCCCCTCTCCATCAGGGAGAGGGGAGTTCCGGTACGGCCTTCATGCAGGGCGAACCCTCCTGTCGCAACACGGCACGCCGGGCATGGTGTACGAATGATGCAGGTTATAGAGGCTGCGGCCAGTTACGCTGCTTTTCCAGTTGCGGATAGAGCAGCGCCTGGCCCGCGCCGCGCGCGCCGAGAAAGGCGAGGAAGGCGAGCCAGAGGCCGTGATTGCTCAGGCCGTCAGCGGTGACAATCCCGCCGATGCCGAGCGCGGCGAGATAAATGGCGAGCGATGCCAGCATCAGATTGCGCATGGCCCGCGTCCAGGTCGCGCCGATATAAATGCCGTCGAAGGCGAAAGCCAGCGCGCCGACCAGCGGCGCTGCCGCTGCATAGATCAGATAATCGCGCGCGAACAGGCGCACGGCGGCATCCGTCGTGATGAAATCGATGAAGAGCGGCCCGGCAAGCCAGAACACGGCCATGGCGAAGCAGCCGAGGCCGAGGCTCCACTGGATCGCGATGGTGACGGAGCGGCGGAAGGCGTGGCGGTTGCGCGCGCCATAGGCCTGCCCGCACATCGCTTCCGCTGCCGTGGCGGTGCCATCGAGGAAATACGAGCCCAGCGTGAACATCTTGTAGAGCACCGCATTGGCCGCGAGCGTGACATCGCCGGCCCGCGCGCCGATGGCGGCGAAGCTCGCAAAGGCCACGATCAGCGCCATGGTACGGATCATGATGTCGCCGTTCACCGCCAGCATGCGCTTCATTGCCGCCGGTTGCAGCGTCTCAGCGAGCGGGATGCGCAGCGGATTCGAGCCGAGCCGGCGCAGCACCAGCAGGCCGAGCCCCGCCGCGAGCGCCTCCGCCGCAAGCGTGCCCAGAGCCGCTCCCGCCACCCCCATTTCCAGCCCGACCACCAGCACGATGGTGAGCGCGATATTGATCAGATTGAGCCCGACCTGCAGCGCGAAACCGAGATCGGTGCGCCCGCGCCCGATCATCGAGCCGAGGATCGCATAATTCGCCAGGGTAAACGGCGCAGCCCAGATGCGGATATGGAAATACAAGGCCAGCGCAGCATTCACCTCTGTGCTCGCCCCCATCATCCGCAACGCGATCAGACCGATCGGCCATTGCAGCGCGATCAGCACCAGTCCGATCAGGATGGCGACGGCGATGGCGCGCGCGAGCGCCCGGTCGATCTCGCGATCATCACCGGCGCCGCTCGCCTGGGCGGTCAGGCCGGCCGTGCCCATGCGCAGGGCGCCGAAGCTCCAGAACAGAAAATCGAAGACGACCCCGCCCAAAGCCACGGCACCGAGCAGCGCCGCATCGCCGAGCCGCCCGATCACGGTCATGTCGACGAGGCCGAGCAACGGCGTCGTCATATGCGACAGCGTCATCGGCACGGCGATGACGAGCATGCGCCGATGCGAGACCTCGACCCGGCGCACCGGGCCCTCGCCGGGGGAAGCTGTGTTCATGCGTGAAAGCCGCTCAGCGCCCGCGTATCATGGCGAAGAGCCGCACCACGATCCAGATCGGGATGACGATCATGGCGCCGTAGACGAGCCACATGCCCAACGTGCCGAAAGCCTCGAAGCCCATGTTCCACAACGCTTCGAACATGCCAACGAGGTTGTCGAGCAGCCGCTGGGGCGTGAGTCCGAGCATCGCCATGAAGGCGCCGACCAGAAGCGAGAGGAAGGCTAGCCGCACCAGCACGCCGCCTGCCGAACCGCCGATCACCCGCCGAAATCCGCCTGCCATCTCGACCTCGTCCTGTCAGCATGAAACCCGCCCGCCGTCTTGACCGGTTCGCACGCGAAGCGCAAGGGGAACGGCGCGCAAGAGGGAAGAGCGATCGCGTCAGGAAACCCGTTCGAGCGCGATCGCAGCCCCCTGCCCCACGCCGACACACATCGTGGCCAGCGCATAGCGCCCCCCGCGCCGCGCGAGTTCCCGCGCCGCCGTGGCGGTGATGCGTGCGCCGGACATGCCCAGCGGGTGGCCGAGCGCAATGGCGCCGCCATTGGGATTGACGAAATCAGCATCATCCGCGATGCCGAGCTCGCGCAGGCTCGCCAGCCCCTGCGAGGCGAAGGCCTCGTTGAGCTCGATCACATCGAAATCAGAGATCGTCATGCCAAGCCGCTCCGTCAACTTGCGCGAGGCGGGCGCCGGCCCGATCCCCATGATGCGCGGCGCGACGCCGGCACTGGCGAGGCCAAGCACGCGCGCGATCGGCGTCAGCCCGTATTTCTCCACCGCCGCCCCGGAGGCCACGATCATCGCCGCCGCGCCGTCATTGACGCCCGACGCATTGCCCGCCGTCACCGAGCCGGGCTCGCGAAACGGCGTCTTCAGCTTGGCCAGCATCTCCATGGTGGTCTCGGGACGCGGATGCTCGTCGGTATCGACGATGGTCACCTCGCCCTTGCGGCCCTTGATCTCGACCGGGGTGATCTCCCCGGCGAAATAGCCGTCGGCCTGCGCCTTGGCGGCGCGCTGCTGCGAGCGCAGGGCGAAGGCGTCCTGGTCCTCACGCGAGACGCCGAACTGCGCGGCCACGTTCTCGCCGGTCTCAGGCATGGAATCGATGCCGTATTGCTTCTTCATCAGCGGGTTGACGAAACGCCAGCCGATGGTGGTGTCGTGGATTTCAGCGCTGCGCTGGAAAGCGGTTTCCGCCTTGCCCATGACGAAGGGCGCGCGGGTCATGCTTTCGACGCCGCCCGATATGGCGAGATCGATCTCGCCTG includes the following:
- the pcaF gene encoding 3-oxoadipyl-CoA thiolase, coding for MAEAFICDYLRTPIGRFGGALAKVRTDDLGAIPLRALLARNPAIADALEEVYFGCANQAGEDNRNVARMASLLAGLPESVPGVTLNRLCASGMEAVGAAARAIKAGEIDLAISGGVESMTRAPFVMGKAETAFQRSAEIHDTTIGWRFVNPLMKKQYGIDSMPETGENVAAQFGVSREDQDAFALRSQQRAAKAQADGYFAGEITPVEIKGRKGEVTIVDTDEHPRPETTMEMLAKLKTPFREPGSVTAGNASGVNDGAAAMIVASGAAVEKYGLTPIARVLGLASAGVAPRIMGIGPAPASRKLTERLGMTISDFDVIELNEAFASQGLASLRELGIADDADFVNPNGGAIALGHPLGMSGARITATAARELARRGGRYALATMCVGVGQGAAIALERVS
- a CDS encoding DUF6460 domain-containing protein, with the protein product MAGGFRRVIGGSAGGVLVRLAFLSLLVGAFMAMLGLTPQRLLDNLVGMFEALWNMGFEAFGTLGMWLVYGAMIVIPIWIVVRLFAMIRGR
- a CDS encoding flagellar biosynthetic protein FliQ; this translates as MGSSGLVEQIYASFLTGLIIVAPPMIAAMVVGVVLAILMAATQIQDQTLPQLVKIIVILAVLMIGGVPMSAPLFDYSRTLFASFHTMTR
- the sctT gene encoding type III secretion system export apparatus subunit SctT; its protein translation is MTEFDEILTAWLGRYMWTGLAFATGFARIIAVLQIFPLFTALNVRGTIRATLAIVLTIPLVPLIEPQLMQMGIPDLWVIATIMIKEFVFGLLLGVLIAIPFWGIQAAGDIIDVSRGASMANVADPVNADENSLTGVVLLYASLAIFVVAGGMQLVIELIYHSYSILNISDVAPPMGVATVTAIGDLLTRMFTLGVIISGPLMIALIVIDLTLVFGHRIAQQIEVSEFAAIVKNLCVCAFIPLYALFLEEYMLDDWRELMRFVEAFLLMGEVRE
- a CDS encoding MATE family efflux transporter, translated to MNTASPGEGPVRRVEVSHRRMLVIAVPMTLSHMTTPLLGLVDMTVIGRLGDAALLGAVALGGVVFDFLFWSFGALRMGTAGLTAQASGAGDDREIDRALARAIAVAILIGLVLIALQWPIGLIALRMMGASTEVNAALALYFHIRIWAAPFTLANYAILGSMIGRGRTDLGFALQVGLNLINIALTIVLVVGLEMGVAGAALGTLAAEALAAGLGLLVLRRLGSNPLRIPLAETLQPAAMKRMLAVNGDIMIRTMALIVAFASFAAIGARAGDVTLAANAVLYKMFTLGSYFLDGTATAAEAMCGQAYGARNRHAFRRSVTIAIQWSLGLGCFAMAVFWLAGPLFIDFITTDAAVRLFARDYLIYAAAAPLVGALAFAFDGIYIGATWTRAMRNLMLASLAIYLAALGIGGIVTADGLSNHGLWLAFLAFLGARGAGQALLYPQLEKQRNWPQPL
- the sctR gene encoding type III secretion system export apparatus subunit SctR encodes the protein MTNLAIPTYFSLIVLSAIIAVIPFLVVAATSFAKISIVLFLVRNALGIQQTPPGVLINTVAIVLTLFIMAPILREMYGIITDPRQSYETMADFEVIFRESTVPLISFLQTHSRPEATTFFVETTTTLWAQYDVEMQVAENDIVVLLPAFLISELTRAFEIGFLLYLPFLVIDFVVSVIIVAMGMSMLSPTVISTPLKLLLFVFIDGWSRLLQGLVLSYVPGG
- a CDS encoding universal stress protein produces the protein MSYKEIFVVLSPEAKAVGPYAASLARAFDASTRAAGIAIDPTMPSYVIPEMPSDVLEQARAASREEAQARLASYEAKAGEVGVHVDGFVLQGMMDRCAGQLERMARYYDLTVVEQPGSDREKGGPLFVEAMLFGSGRPLLIVPYIQRAPMKLDHVIVAWDESATAAKAVTAAMPLLKQAGTVEIVGVSTGAEAERERGERLAKVLSGHGIKTKARMLTNVGSVSDSILSHAADNGADLIVMGGYGHSRMRELVLGGATRGILESMTVPVLMMH
- the sctQ gene encoding type III secretion system cytoplasmic ring protein SctQ gives rise to the protein MNAPFRRIDPALAQPLELPTLSPREAGDWRRLARNRANPQFQTGIGRIVLALADPAALTAWEGGWTRLDLLCADRAASLWLPDDIVTAMLRGAHPMLDDTALSTADRALLIDALENDLIDAFSHAIRAEIAVVAAERGLAIGIRPDFVFEAGAADTAAGQGGARFPIALNCHAIERDQLIAALIAGPITRSPFAELTTSIAFRCGCTRLTLAEFASLETGCGISLDDTTLSFQKIVAITAERFAQTCNWKTIKPTLDGPLLRPMDATTLAYSTDARVTQQPEKPEQAAPTGSIDEIPVQLVFELGRLEIPLSELESLAAGYVFELGKPLSQSVDIIANGRRVGTGELVRLGEAIGVRVSKLAR
- a CDS encoding EscU/YscU/HrcU family type III secretion system export apparatus switch protein, which gives rise to MSGKDDSEEATLEPTPQKLKQLRDKGQIPRSREVTGAVTLITVLFYVLATYDSMIDSFAIGFIDNPVFNGAPFDERLHEATRMTVRLTLELALPVMGIAIVGALVATMLDVGGFLFSMESLTPNFAKFNPAEGIKNIFALKSLIDLLKSTAKIIIFFVCIYFILRGFLGDVIWSPTCGMGCIFDVGGTIILYIILISTFLILIFAAIDFVIARILFKRDNMMTQTEMKREMKESFGDPHVRGERNRIRKEMADTAGLVGPKAANLWIAGPNGMIGIAYKPEQSGVPMLAAKALADNETRAREVAHENGIAIESNPELFKLLITEGKIGQPIPRDSFTEVAQALVRAGFSG